The following is a genomic window from Mycolicibacterium sp. TY81.
ACGACGAGGTGGATCGGCACGAATGCCAGCAGCAGCGTCCACCACCAGCGGCGCAGCCGGGCGGGCTGCCAGGGGCCGGACACCGTCAGCACCGCGGCCAGCAGCGCGATCCAGCGAGGGTCGTCGAGGAATTGGGAGAAGACGGTGTTGAGGCGGTCGGACAGGTCGAAGTGCCAGTTGGGCGCCGCGATGCCGTTGGAGTTGATGGACAGCGACAGCACGGCGACGAGGCCCGCGGTGGCGTAGGGGCCCAGCAGCTTCCATTGCCGCGTCACCAGCAGGCTCAGCAGGATGACGAAGGGCAGCGCCAGGATCGCGATGGCGTACGCGATGTAGACCAGATTCGACTGCGTCGGCGTGAGCACGCCGACGATCCGGGACACCGACCGTTCCAGCCGCACCCAGTCGTTGCGGGTGATGAGCGAGCTGGTGACGACGGTGACGAGGAACGCCGTTGCGGCCACGAGCCGCAGGATGTCGTTGGTCCGGCGGGTGATCGGTTGCAGCAGGCTGCCCGAGACCGCGACCTCGCGCCCGTCAACCCGCATCAGCCAAGAATCCCAAGGACCGGGGCAGTTGGCGAAATTGGCACGCCGTTATCCGGCCAGCGCCGCACGCAGGAAGTCCCCGCTGACGGCCACCGCGGGCGCCGACGAATCTCCGCCGACCACCAGCGTCGCGAACGCGAGGTCCCCGACGATGCCCGCGAACCAGCCGTGCGAGTGTGTGTTGTCGCCGAATTCCGCGGTGCCGGTCTTGCCGCCGAGCCCGTCGATGTCCTTGAGCGCGGACGCGGTGCCCTCGGTGACGGTCAGGCGCATCATGGCCCGCAGGGCGTCGGCGGTCGGCTTGTCGATCGGGGTCGACGGCGTGCTGGCGGTGGTCTGCTGGCCGGGCAGCAGCGTCGGCGTGATGGTCGACCCGTGCGCGAGGCTCGCCTCGGCGACAGCCAATCCGAACGGGCTGACGGTGACGGTGCCCTGGCCGATGCCGTTCTCGACGCGCTGCGCCGGGGTGTCGGCGTTGGGCACCTTGCCCGTCACTGTGGTGATGCCGGGGATGACGAAATCGACGCCGATGCCGAGGTTCTTCGCGGTGTTGGGCAGCGCGTCGGCGGGCAGCTTGTCGGCCAGCGCGCCCATCGTGGTGTTGCAGGAATGTGCGAAGGCCTGCTCGAGCGGGACGGTGCCGAGGTCGAACTTGTCCTCGTTGGGGATGGTGCGGTTCTCGATGGTCACCGTGCCCGGGCAGGGCTCGGGGGAGTCGGCCTTTGCGAGGCCCTTCTCGAGGGCGGCCGCGGTGGTGACGGTCTTGAACGTCGACCCCGGCGGGTACAGGCCGGTGAAGGCGATGGGTCCCTGCGCGTTGGCCGCGTCGTTCTGGGCTGCGGCGAGGATGGCGCCGGTGCTGGGGGCGATGGCGACGAGCACGGTGGGGCGGGGATCGGTGGCCACGGCGTGCTGCGCGAGGAGCTGCAGGCGCGGGTCCAGGGTGGTGCGGACGGGTTTGGTGTCGGCGGGGGCGTTGTTCGCGAGCTCGTCGGTGGGTTGCCCTTGATCGTCGACCAGATCCACCGACCAGCCGGCGGTCGCGTCGATGGCCTTCTGCCAGACCTCGGGCAGTCCGCTGATGGCCGGCGAGTGCAGGTTGGGGTCGGCGGTCAGCAGCGCGCCCTGCTTGGTGACGGTGACACCGGGAATCTGGGTGAGCTCGTCGGCGACCTGGCCGAGGTCCGCCTCGCGGAGCTTGACGACGGTGACGCGGTCGTCCTGATTCCCGTTGAACTCATTGGTGATCGAGTCGCCGGTGATCGTCTCGTCGAACCGGGCAACCACCGGAGCCAGTGCCGCGGCGGAGTCGAGGTGGTCGCGGCTGAGGGTGATGACGCCGACGGTCTGCCAGTTCAGCAGCGGTTGGCCGTTGCGGTCGACGACGGGCGTCAGCAGCGCTTTGTCTTCGCTGAACTGGAACGTCCCGCCCTGCCGGAGCTTGGGATGCAAAAGCGCCGGGGCCCAGCGAATTTTCCAGTCCTCACCAACCTTGGTGGCAATAGCCGTTGTGTCGTAACGGAATTCGCGGCCGGGCCCGAACGACCAGGTGTAGGCGAGCTTGGCGGTCGACTTGTTGTCGCCGTCGCCGGGTGTGGCCTTGACATCGACGGTGGCGTTTTTGCCCATGCCGTCGAACATGGACTTGATGGCCGGTTCCGATGCGCTCGCATCGGTGGTGTCCTTGGCGGCCGCGCCGGAGTCCTTGCGGTGCAACGCATCAGCAAACGCGTTGAAGGCGTCCTCGGGTTCCGGGCCGCCGAACATCGAGCATCCGGTGGCGCCCAGGAGCAGCGTGCAGGTCAGCAGCAGCGCAGTACGTTTCGTCATGGCCCTTCGAGCCAACCACGAGTCGCTATGAATTCGGGCGTTGAAACGCTGAGGCGGGCCGGTATCGCGTAGTGTCCGAGCCGATCGGTATTCCGCTACTAAGCGGAGCGTATTGAAAGGTCTGACATGAGTGGTGTGGTGGTCACCGGTGGTGCGTCCGGTATCGGCCTGGCGTCGGCGAAGGCGCTGATCGCCGACGGTCGCGCGGTGTCGCTGTTCGACCTTTCACCTTCAGTAGTGGCGGTGGCCGAGTTGCTCGGGGCGCACGGCGTCGTCGTCGACGTCAGTGACACCGACTCCATGGCCACCGCCGTCGAGCAGGCCGCCGCGGCGATGGACGGCATCGACGGGCTGGTGCATGCCGCGGGCCGGGTGCTGCCGGAGCCGGTGGGGATGTTCACCATCGAATCCTGGGATGCCGTCGTCGACGTGAACCTGCGCGCGCAGGCGCTGCTGTCCCAACTGCTGCTGCCGCATTTCGAGAAGGCGCTGGCTGCCGGTGCCGCTCCGGCGATCGTGGGGATCTCGAGTATCGAAGGGCTGGTTGGTAATCCGTTCATCCCGGCGTACTGCGCGTCGAAGGCCGGCCTGCTCGGGCTGACCCGGTCGATGGCAGGCCAGTTGGGGCCCTTGGGAATTCGCGTCAACGCGGTGTGCCCCGGGTTCATCGATACCCCGATGCTGGCCGACGCCTTGGCTGTTCCCGAGGTCAAGTCGGCGTTCGTGTCAGCGGCGCCGCTCGGCCGGCTGGGGCAGCCCGAGGAGATCGGCGCGGCCGTCGCGTTCCTCATGTCGCCCAAGGCGTCGTTCATCACCGGGACGCAGATTGTGGTCGACGGGGGAGTGACGTCGCGGCACGCTTAGGGGCTTGCGATGAAAAGTGAACCGGTGCAGTCGAATTGGCGTCGTGTTACCGATCTTCCCAAACATGATCGGGGCGAAGGACTTTCAGGTCGGCTGGAAGTCCAACAATGAACGTCGACGCGCTCAGCGCCGCGAAAAACCTTTTGCGATGGCTCATAGGGTTGGTGTGTGGCTCATCTCGATCTGTCAAGGATCAGCTACGGCCTACCTGGCCGTCCGCTTCTCAACAATGTCTCGTTGTGGGATAGCGTCCCGGGGAGTGGTGGACTTCGGATCTGGCGTGGTTCACGCGTTGTGATCAACGAGTCATGGTGAACGCTAGGCGATTTGGTGTTGTTTGGCAAGTGCTGCCGCGGCGTGTTTGGCGGCGATCACGGCGCGTAGTTCGTCCATGGAGACATCGGAGAGGTAGCGGCGGGTGACCTGCCACTCGTCGTGGGATTCGATGACCACCGCGGTGGCCAGGCGAAGGAACGCCGCCGGATTGGGGAAGATCTCCACGACATCGGCCCGACGCTTGATCTCTTTATTCAGACGCTCTATCGGATTATTCGACCAGATCTTCTGCCAATGCGCCTTCGGGAACGCAGTGAACGCCAACACGTCGGTCTTGGCCTCGCCCATCATCGCGGCCACCTTCGGGAACGACGCGGCCAGGGTGTCGGCGACCCGGTCCCACTGCGCGGCGACCTCGTCGGGTTCGGTGTGAGCGAA
Proteins encoded in this region:
- a CDS encoding SDR family NAD(P)-dependent oxidoreductase; translation: MSGVVVTGGASGIGLASAKALIADGRAVSLFDLSPSVVAVAELLGAHGVVVDVSDTDSMATAVEQAAAAMDGIDGLVHAAGRVLPEPVGMFTIESWDAVVDVNLRAQALLSQLLLPHFEKALAAGAAPAIVGISSIEGLVGNPFIPAYCASKAGLLGLTRSMAGQLGPLGIRVNAVCPGFIDTPMLADALAVPEVKSAFVSAAPLGRLGQPEEIGAAVAFLMSPKASFITGTQIVVDGGVTSRHA
- a CDS encoding penicillin-binding transpeptidase domain-containing protein is translated as MTKRTALLLTCTLLLGATGCSMFGGPEPEDAFNAFADALHRKDSGAAAKDTTDASASEPAIKSMFDGMGKNATVDVKATPGDGDNKSTAKLAYTWSFGPGREFRYDTTAIATKVGEDWKIRWAPALLHPKLRQGGTFQFSEDKALLTPVVDRNGQPLLNWQTVGVITLSRDHLDSAAALAPVVARFDETITGDSITNEFNGNQDDRVTVVKLREADLGQVADELTQIPGVTVTKQGALLTADPNLHSPAISGLPEVWQKAIDATAGWSVDLVDDQGQPTDELANNAPADTKPVRTTLDPRLQLLAQHAVATDPRPTVLVAIAPSTGAILAAAQNDAANAQGPIAFTGLYPPGSTFKTVTTAAALEKGLAKADSPEPCPGTVTIENRTIPNEDKFDLGTVPLEQAFAHSCNTTMGALADKLPADALPNTAKNLGIGVDFVIPGITTVTGKVPNADTPAQRVENGIGQGTVTVSPFGLAVAEASLAHGSTITPTLLPGQQTTASTPSTPIDKPTADALRAMMRLTVTEGTASALKDIDGLGGKTGTAEFGDNTHSHGWFAGIVGDLAFATLVVGGDSSAPAVAVSGDFLRAALAG